A single region of the Bdellovibrio bacteriovorus genome encodes:
- a CDS encoding cytochrome C oxidase subunit IV family protein, which yields MASNTQNDPNVLHPHITPMSTYLKVGGALFGLTFLTVIAHQFNAQLGAFAAFVAFAIAAVKASLVLLYFMHLKDDTNMNRAIFASGFFFLVVLLLFSVVDIATRVIEVSPL from the coding sequence ATGGCTAGCAACACTCAAAACGATCCAAATGTTTTGCATCCACACATCACGCCGATGTCCACTTACCTTAAAGTGGGCGGCGCTTTGTTTGGTTTGACTTTCTTGACCGTGATCGCGCATCAATTCAACGCTCAGCTTGGCGCTTTCGCAGCATTTGTTGCGTTTGCTATTGCGGCGGTGAAGGCGTCTCTGGTTTTGTTGTACTTCATGCACTTGAAAGACGACACAAACATGAATCGCGCTATCTTCGCGTCTGGTTTCTTCTTCCTGGTAGTTCTTCTCCTCTTCAGCGTTGTTGATATCGCAACACGTGTGATTGAGGTAAGTCCTTTATAA
- a CDS encoding cytochrome c oxidase subunit 3 family protein, whose amino-acid sequence MSTDSTTHGGVRSAHVSHHFKTAEQEYDSGKQGIWLFMVTEILMFGAILVGYAIFHNIYPEMFAEGAKTLDWRMGFVNTLVLIFSSFTMAISISYVQRNEQKKAAIALATTILCGAIFMCIKYFEYSHKFHLGLYPGRFLDVAKVGAEHANLGMYFGFYYCMTGLHGLHVLIGMGLIAWLLIRTIRGDFHSQYWIPVEGVGIFWHIVDLIWIFLFPLLYLVG is encoded by the coding sequence ATGAGTACAGATAGCACTACACACGGCGGAGTCCGTTCAGCTCACGTATCTCACCACTTTAAAACAGCGGAACAAGAGTACGATAGCGGTAAGCAAGGTATTTGGTTGTTCATGGTAACTGAGATCCTGATGTTCGGGGCGATCTTGGTTGGTTACGCGATTTTCCACAATATCTATCCTGAGATGTTCGCTGAAGGCGCGAAAACTTTGGACTGGAGAATGGGATTCGTAAATACGCTGGTTCTGATCTTCTCTTCTTTCACAATGGCGATCTCGATCTCTTACGTGCAAAGAAATGAACAGAAAAAGGCGGCGATTGCTTTGGCAACGACGATCCTTTGCGGTGCGATCTTCATGTGTATCAAGTACTTTGAATACAGCCATAAATTCCACTTGGGTCTTTACCCAGGCCGTTTCTTGGATGTAGCAAAAGTCGGTGCAGAACACGCAAACCTTGGTATGTACTTCGGTTTCTACTACTGCATGACAGGTCTTCACGGTCTTCACGTGTTGATCGGTATGGGCTTGATCGCTTGGTTGTTGATTCGTACGATTCGCGGCGATTTCCACTCTCAATACTGGATCCCAGTAGAAGGTGTTGGAATCTTCTGGCACATCGTCGACTTGATCTGGATCTTCTTGTTCCCTCTTCTATATTTGGTGGGGTAA
- the ctaD gene encoding cytochrome c oxidase subunit I, whose protein sequence is MATKSAHHGDNYINFEKGLWSWLTTVDHKRIGLMYMISVMFFFFVGGVMALLLRLELFAPNATANVGQVLKNGDVYNQVLTYHGAIMVFMVIVPGIPAILGNFFLPLHLGAKDVAFPKINLLSWYCFMAGAALAILTFFFNKIDTGWTFYTPYSIRTGTATVLMVLGAFVMGMSSVLTGLNFIVTVHKLRAPGMTMHRMPLFVWALYSTAILQMLATPVLAITLLLLAAEKLFGVGIFDPALGGDPVLFQHFFWFYSHPAVYIMIIPAMGVVSELITTFSRKVIFGYTAIAYSSLGIAAVSFFVWGHHMFVSGQSETAGILFSFITMLVGVPTAIKMFNWVATLYKGSISFDSPMLFALGFLFLFAIGGVTGIMLATLPIDVHFHDTYFVVAHFHYVMVGGTLMALMGGFYYWFPKMFGKMFNENLARLSFVFIFIGFNVTFFPQFILGAMGMPRRYFDYIPAYETLNKVSTVGSWLILTGFLFGLYAIVQGIRKGPKASMNPWNSKTLEWQTSSPPPHDNFAVEPIVTAGPYEYR, encoded by the coding sequence ATGGCTACAAAATCAGCTCATCACGGTGACAACTACATTAATTTTGAAAAAGGCCTATGGTCTTGGTTAACGACTGTTGACCATAAACGTATCGGTCTTATGTACATGATCTCTGTTATGTTCTTCTTCTTCGTGGGCGGGGTTATGGCCTTGCTTCTTCGTTTGGAACTTTTTGCTCCGAACGCGACAGCGAACGTAGGACAAGTTTTAAAAAACGGAGACGTTTACAACCAAGTCCTTACTTATCACGGCGCGATCATGGTCTTCATGGTTATCGTTCCTGGTATCCCGGCGATCTTGGGTAACTTCTTCTTGCCTCTTCACTTGGGCGCAAAAGACGTGGCCTTCCCGAAAATCAATTTGTTGAGCTGGTACTGCTTCATGGCGGGTGCGGCTTTGGCTATTTTGACTTTCTTCTTTAATAAAATCGACACTGGTTGGACGTTCTATACTCCATACTCCATCAGAACTGGCACTGCGACAGTGTTGATGGTTTTAGGTGCGTTCGTCATGGGTATGTCTTCAGTTCTTACGGGTTTGAACTTCATCGTGACAGTTCACAAACTAAGAGCTCCAGGCATGACAATGCACAGAATGCCATTGTTCGTATGGGCTCTTTATTCAACAGCGATCCTACAAATGTTGGCGACTCCAGTACTTGCGATCACTTTGTTGTTGTTGGCAGCGGAAAAACTTTTCGGTGTGGGTATCTTCGATCCGGCACTGGGTGGTGACCCGGTCTTGTTCCAACACTTCTTCTGGTTCTATTCGCATCCAGCGGTTTACATCATGATCATCCCAGCGATGGGTGTGGTTTCTGAATTGATCACAACATTCTCTCGCAAAGTGATCTTCGGTTACACAGCGATTGCGTACTCTTCACTAGGTATCGCAGCGGTGTCCTTCTTCGTTTGGGGTCACCACATGTTCGTATCTGGTCAATCTGAAACTGCGGGCATCCTCTTCTCATTCATAACGATGCTGGTTGGGGTTCCAACAGCGATCAAGATGTTCAACTGGGTTGCGACACTTTACAAAGGTTCCATCTCTTTTGATTCTCCGATGTTGTTCGCACTGGGCTTCTTGTTCTTGTTCGCTATCGGTGGTGTGACAGGTATCATGCTTGCAACTCTTCCAATCGACGTTCACTTCCACGATACTTACTTCGTAGTGGCGCATTTCCACTACGTGATGGTGGGTGGTACTTTGATGGCGTTGATGGGTGGCTTCTACTACTGGTTCCCAAAAATGTTCGGAAAGATGTTCAACGAAAACTTGGCTCGCCTTTCTTTCGTTTTCATCTTCATCGGTTTCAACGTGACGTTCTTCCCTCAATTCATCTTGGGTGCGATGGGTATGCCACGTCGTTATTTCGACTACATCCCGGCGTATGAAACTTTGAATAAGGTTTCAACAGTGGGCTCTTGGTTGATCCTGACTGGTTTCTTGTTTGGTCTCTATGCGATCGTTCAAGGTATCAGAAAAGGTCCAAAAGCTTCTATGAATCCTTGGAACTCAAAAACTTTGGAATGGCAGACTTCGTCTCCTCCTCCACACGATAACTTTGCAGTTGAACCAATTGTAACAGCGGGGCCATATGAGTACAGATAG
- the coxB gene encoding cytochrome c oxidase subunit II: MMWFNIAKAQSFMPTQGTEIAKQVDNLYGFLLITSFIACVLVIGGMIYFVWKYRRKTPNDKTAYISHNTFLEFLWSFIPLVIFLAVFVWGWYIYHNMRAMPKNALEINVLGKQWAWEVEYKNGYKTVNEVVVPIGQDVKILLTSSDVIHSFFVPSFRIKQDAVPGRYTALWFRAEKLGDFHIFCTEYCGTSHSGMIGKLKVVSREDFDRYLEQGQEERNLPLAKKGEKLFAVKACASCHSVDSPAVKVGPSLFQKFGHEEEMDNGEKLKFDENYIRESILEPNKHIVKGFPKGVMPTFQGQLNENELSALVEYIKELK, encoded by the coding sequence ATGATGTGGTTTAATATTGCGAAGGCCCAATCCTTCATGCCAACGCAGGGGACCGAGATTGCAAAGCAGGTGGACAATCTGTACGGTTTCTTGCTGATTACAAGTTTCATCGCCTGCGTTCTTGTTATCGGTGGGATGATTTATTTCGTTTGGAAATACAGACGTAAAACTCCTAACGATAAAACAGCCTATATCTCTCACAATACTTTCTTGGAGTTCTTGTGGTCATTCATTCCACTTGTGATCTTCTTGGCGGTGTTTGTTTGGGGTTGGTACATTTACCACAACATGCGCGCAATGCCGAAGAATGCGTTAGAGATTAACGTATTAGGTAAGCAATGGGCTTGGGAAGTTGAATACAAAAACGGTTATAAAACCGTAAATGAAGTCGTTGTACCTATCGGTCAAGACGTCAAAATTCTTCTTACTTCTAGCGACGTGATCCACTCTTTCTTCGTGCCTTCTTTCCGTATTAAACAAGATGCGGTTCCAGGTCGTTACACAGCTTTGTGGTTCCGCGCTGAAAAATTGGGTGACTTCCACATCTTCTGTACTGAGTACTGCGGTACTTCTCACTCAGGCATGATCGGTAAGCTGAAAGTTGTTTCTCGTGAAGATTTTGATCGTTACTTGGAACAAGGGCAGGAAGAAAGAAACCTTCCACTTGCTAAAAAAGGTGAAAAACTTTTTGCCGTTAAAGCTTGTGCCTCTTGCCACTCTGTAGATTCTCCAGCGGTTAAAGTCGGTCCTTCTTTGTTCCAAAAGTTTGGTCATGAAGAAGAGATGGATAACGGTGAAAAGCTTAAGTTCGACGAAAACTATATTCGTGAATCTATCTTAGAGCCGAACAAGCACATCGTTAAAGGTTTCCCTAAAGGTGTTATGCCTACCTTCCAGGGTCAGTTGAATGAAAATGAACTCAGCGCACTTGTTGAGTACATCAAGGAATTGAAATAA
- a CDS encoding SCO family protein, with protein sequence MLTNARVFKMKTMGMLLSASVLVLFSTARAYDGKPAPKVASEAPKELEGVGIDEKLGGKIDLSLKVKDDNGQEVTLGSFFDGKHPVIISPVYFSCPGLCNFHLNGLTDALKLMDKNWTVGKKYKILSMSFDSKETPDLAAKKKETYIKLYERPEAASGWHFVTADESAVQAITQSLGFKFKWDEAAKEWAHASAAVIITPDGTISRYLPGIMFNPQDIKLALNEATEGKIGSIVDNLVLYCFKYDPHQSKYTLAAFNLMKVGGAVMVLVMVLWLLPFYIRSRRSKNKTAGR encoded by the coding sequence ATGCTAACGAACGCGCGTGTTTTTAAAATGAAAACAATGGGAATGCTGCTCTCTGCAAGCGTTCTCGTTTTGTTTTCAACGGCACGCGCTTACGATGGCAAACCAGCTCCGAAGGTCGCAAGTGAAGCGCCGAAAGAGTTGGAGGGCGTTGGTATCGACGAGAAACTAGGTGGCAAGATTGACCTGTCTTTAAAAGTGAAAGACGACAACGGTCAGGAAGTTACTCTAGGATCTTTCTTTGATGGCAAACATCCGGTGATTATTTCTCCGGTTTATTTTTCTTGTCCGGGTCTTTGTAACTTCCATTTGAATGGTCTTACAGATGCATTGAAATTGATGGATAAGAATTGGACGGTGGGGAAGAAGTACAAAATTCTTTCTATGAGTTTTGACTCAAAAGAAACTCCCGACTTGGCCGCGAAGAAAAAAGAGACTTACATCAAGCTTTATGAGCGTCCTGAAGCAGCTTCGGGCTGGCACTTTGTGACGGCAGATGAATCTGCGGTTCAGGCGATCACTCAGTCTTTAGGTTTTAAATTTAAATGGGATGAGGCAGCGAAAGAATGGGCACATGCTTCTGCAGCCGTGATTATCACGCCTGACGGAACAATCTCTCGCTATCTTCCGGGGATTATGTTCAATCCTCAAGATATCAAGTTGGCATTGAACGAAGCGACCGAAGGTAAAATCGGAAGCATCGTCGACAACTTAGTGCTCTATTGTTTTAAGTATGACCCACATCAGAGCAAGTACACTTTGGCGGCTTTCAATCTTATGAAGGTCGGCGGAGCCGTGATGGTTCTGGTGATGGTATTATGGTTATTGCCGTTTTATATTCGTTCTCGCAGATCGAAGAACAAGACGGCGGGGAGATAA
- a CDS encoding c-type cytochrome yields MSENRDEYNRAGLLAFAFSMAFCFAFFFYLVAINKGVDLAENVIDPNAPAAEGAAPVFDITKVKEPWVSSPELVAYGQKVFMTNCAMCHGNEGKGDGAAGAGLNPKPRNLVEGKWTQGEGAIAHFKVLTVGIKGTSMAAYAHFKPADRWALVHYIDSITQNKSKDDPAKVAEFAKTAQ; encoded by the coding sequence ATGTCTGAAAATAGAGATGAGTATAATCGTGCCGGTTTGCTTGCGTTCGCCTTTTCAATGGCGTTTTGCTTTGCTTTCTTCTTCTACCTAGTTGCTATCAACAAAGGTGTCGATTTGGCTGAGAACGTAATCGATCCTAATGCTCCAGCAGCAGAGGGCGCAGCTCCAGTCTTTGATATCACTAAAGTTAAAGAACCTTGGGTGTCTTCTCCTGAGCTTGTGGCTTACGGCCAAAAGGTATTCATGACGAACTGTGCAATGTGCCACGGTAATGAAGGTAAAGGTGACGGTGCTGCGGGTGCAGGCTTGAATCCAAAACCTCGCAACCTTGTTGAAGGTAAATGGACACAAGGTGAAGGCGCTATCGCTCACTTTAAAGTTCTTACTGTTGGTATCAAAGGAACTTCCATGGCTGCTTACGCTCACTTCAAGCCAGCAGATCGTTGGGCTCTAGTTCATTACATTGATTCTATCACTCAAAATAAATCTAAAGACGATCCTGCTAAAGTTGCTGAGTTCGCAAAAACTGCACAGTAA
- a CDS encoding alpha/beta fold hydrolase, with product MIHVEVKPGLAPEDVFFIHGNLASNRWWLPSEEIWKKEAQGKNYQGSLIYAEFRGCGGSTAPQSSDEVNMHLFAEDFIEVVRSLKKGPVHLVGHSTGGLIASLMMAKAPELFGKAVLLDSVGAQGVTFDTSMISAFEQMKQDRNLTGVVLGSTIHNNNPESKFFKDVLVEDAFHAVKTVGHWVLQALDGLDIREEIQKIKNEVLVLHGEHDKLLPMSDSEALASLFSRGKFQVIEGLGHCPNIESPEKFVSITRNFLFHPL from the coding sequence ATGATTCACGTTGAAGTAAAACCCGGCTTAGCTCCTGAAGATGTTTTCTTTATCCACGGCAACCTGGCTTCAAATCGCTGGTGGCTGCCTTCTGAAGAGATCTGGAAAAAAGAAGCTCAAGGTAAGAACTATCAAGGATCTTTGATTTACGCTGAGTTTCGCGGTTGTGGCGGAAGTACGGCTCCGCAAAGTTCTGATGAAGTGAACATGCATCTTTTTGCGGAAGACTTTATTGAAGTCGTTCGCTCTTTAAAAAAGGGGCCTGTTCATTTGGTTGGTCACTCAACGGGGGGGCTGATTGCCTCTTTGATGATGGCTAAAGCTCCAGAACTTTTTGGAAAAGCGGTTCTTTTAGACTCCGTGGGTGCGCAAGGTGTGACATTCGACACATCGATGATCTCTGCTTTTGAACAAATGAAGCAGGATCGAAATTTAACGGGCGTCGTTCTGGGATCTACGATTCATAATAATAATCCCGAGTCGAAATTCTTTAAAGACGTCTTGGTGGAGGATGCTTTTCACGCGGTAAAAACCGTCGGTCACTGGGTTCTTCAAGCCTTAGATGGATTGGATATTCGCGAAGAAATTCAAAAAATTAAGAATGAAGTGCTCGTTCTTCACGGAGAGCACGATAAGCTTTTACCGATGTCGGATTCTGAAGCTCTAGCTTCTTTGTTTTCGCGAGGAAAATTTCAAGTTATTGAAGGTTTGGGCCACTGTCCCAACATCGAATCTCCAGAAAAGTTTGTGAGTATCACCCGCAACTTTTTGTTTCACCCTCTTTGA